One Candidatus Dormiibacterota bacterium genomic window carries:
- the codA gene encoding cytosine deaminase yields the protein MPDLLIKNARLPRSKSLTSVAIEAGRIAPAGAPGTQPSASQVIDAGGGLLTPALVEPHIHLDAVLTVGQPRHNLSGSLFEGIAIWGERVKDLTVDDVKGRVAQVLRWQVANGVLFVRSHVDVCDPKLTALRALLEVREEFADQITIQLVAFPQQGIQSFPDGEALMRKAVEMGADVVGGIPHFELTREYGEQSVKFAVALAHEFNKLVDIHCDETDDEHSRFLEVLAAETIRLSMQGRVTASHTTAMHSYNNAYAGRLIVNVRRAGLHMVTNPLDNAVLQGRFDHYPIRRGHTRVKEMLAAGVNVCLGHDSVMDPWYPLGKADPLQAAFTLAHYGQMSGYEELRTLIDMITVNGARTLGLRDYGLEPGCRADLVLFDAPGESDAIRLLAPRRLVIRGGRVVARTDPGEHIVVWKGREERVDFMPDRRDGDVTTGPKL from the coding sequence GTGCCCGATCTGCTCATCAAAAACGCCCGGTTGCCGCGGTCGAAGTCCCTCACCAGCGTGGCCATCGAAGCCGGGCGCATCGCACCAGCGGGCGCCCCGGGCACCCAGCCATCCGCAAGCCAGGTGATCGATGCCGGGGGCGGCCTGCTCACGCCAGCCCTGGTCGAGCCGCACATCCACCTCGACGCCGTGCTCACCGTCGGACAGCCGCGGCACAACCTCAGCGGCTCGCTCTTCGAGGGCATCGCGATCTGGGGCGAGCGGGTCAAGGACCTGACGGTGGACGACGTGAAGGGCCGCGTCGCCCAGGTCCTCCGCTGGCAGGTCGCCAACGGGGTCCTCTTCGTGCGCAGCCACGTCGACGTCTGCGATCCGAAACTCACCGCCCTGCGGGCGCTGCTCGAAGTAAGGGAGGAGTTTGCCGATCAAATCACGATCCAGCTGGTTGCGTTTCCCCAGCAAGGCATCCAGTCCTTTCCCGACGGCGAAGCGCTGATGCGGAAGGCGGTCGAGATGGGCGCGGACGTGGTCGGCGGCATCCCACACTTCGAGCTGACCCGCGAGTACGGTGAGCAGTCCGTGAAGTTCGCCGTGGCGCTCGCTCACGAATTCAACAAGCTGGTCGACATCCATTGCGACGAAACCGACGATGAACACTCGCGGTTCCTCGAGGTGCTCGCGGCCGAGACCATCCGCCTCAGCATGCAAGGGCGCGTCACGGCCAGCCACACGACCGCGATGCATTCCTACAACAACGCATACGCCGGCCGGCTGATCGTCAACGTTCGCCGGGCCGGCTTGCACATGGTGACCAACCCGCTTGACAACGCCGTCCTCCAGGGTCGCTTCGATCACTACCCCATCCGGCGTGGGCACACCCGCGTCAAGGAGATGCTGGCCGCCGGGGTCAATGTCTGTCTTGGCCACGACTCGGTGATGGACCCCTGGTATCCCCTCGGGAAGGCCGATCCCCTCCAGGCGGCCTTTACCCTCGCCCACTACGGACAGATGTCGGGGTACGAGGAGCTGCGGACGCTGATCGACATGATCACGGTGAATGGCGCGCGAACATTGGGACTCCGGGACTATGGTCTCGAGCCGGGGTGTCGCGCGGACCTCGTGTTGTTCGACGCGCCCGGCGAAAGCGACGCGATTCGGCTCCTGGCGCCGCGCCGGCTTGTTATCCGGGGTGGCCGGGTGGTCGCCCGCACCGACCCCGGCGAACACATCGTTGTCTGGAAGGGCCGGGAGGAGCGAGTCGACTTCATGCCCGACAGGAGGGATGGTGATGTTACGACCGGACCCAAGCTATAG
- a CDS encoding cytosine permease — MATISDLDAQVPVREGEYGSRVAAIEPGGIEYIPERERHGRPLQLFWTWMSPNMEFATVYVGVIPMAVFGGGFWPTVLGVTLGSLMGAITHALLSTMGPRFGVPQMVQSRAAFGYLGNFLPAGLSWITASFGWFIVNSVSGAFALVILSAILNNHQAALSFPVAFTIIVIVQVLVAFIGHNMIHQFERVIFPYLGVVFALATVIVLVQAHPGVGFNPNAQVPFGGPSAAFILAVFIAFGYAIGWNPFASDYSRYLPTKSDPMKVALAAGLGIFVSCAVLEIAGAAIATFSAAGSNPTEQFTDPLPFILQVLVLLGIALGAIASNVLNIYSGAMAFLTLGVKLGVEKRRAISACVFGAVGLVIGLLYQANVGTSSKYESFLLLVTYWITPYLAVVITDYVLHRGRYPESVFYDPRRRYWKGVVAMLAGSIATVPFWDQQAPVPLGWVPTNAPQLGDLSFFAGAIVATVVYLALYLVGRPSSNARVAART, encoded by the coding sequence GTGGCCACCATCAGCGACCTCGACGCGCAAGTCCCGGTTCGTGAAGGCGAATACGGCTCCAGGGTGGCTGCCATCGAGCCGGGAGGCATCGAGTACATCCCCGAGCGCGAGCGTCACGGGAGGCCGTTGCAACTCTTCTGGACCTGGATGTCACCGAACATGGAATTCGCCACGGTCTACGTCGGCGTTATTCCAATGGCCGTGTTCGGTGGGGGATTCTGGCCCACCGTCCTGGGGGTGACGCTCGGCAGCCTGATGGGCGCGATCACCCACGCGCTCCTCTCGACCATGGGACCGCGCTTCGGCGTCCCGCAGATGGTGCAGAGCCGGGCCGCTTTCGGGTACCTAGGCAATTTCCTGCCCGCGGGTCTCAGCTGGATTACCGCCAGCTTTGGCTGGTTTATCGTCAACAGCGTCAGCGGTGCCTTTGCGCTGGTGATCTTGAGCGCGATTCTGAACAACCACCAAGCCGCATTAAGCTTTCCGGTGGCCTTCACGATCATCGTCATCGTGCAGGTCCTGGTGGCCTTCATCGGGCACAACATGATCCACCAATTCGAACGGGTCATCTTCCCTTACCTGGGAGTCGTCTTCGCTCTGGCCACGGTGATCGTCCTGGTGCAAGCGCACCCGGGTGTCGGTTTCAATCCGAACGCGCAGGTTCCGTTCGGGGGCCCCTCTGCCGCGTTCATCCTGGCGGTATTCATCGCCTTTGGGTACGCCATCGGCTGGAACCCATTTGCCTCTGACTACAGCCGGTATCTGCCGACGAAATCCGATCCGATGAAGGTCGCGCTGGCAGCGGGCCTCGGGATCTTCGTCTCGTGTGCGGTCCTGGAGATTGCGGGCGCCGCCATCGCGACTTTTTCGGCGGCGGGCAGCAACCCGACGGAACAGTTCACCGACCCGTTGCCCTTCATCCTGCAAGTCCTGGTTCTCCTCGGAATCGCGCTCGGGGCAATTGCCTCCAATGTCCTCAACATCTATTCAGGCGCGATGGCTTTCCTGACCCTTGGCGTCAAACTGGGGGTGGAAAAACGGCGCGCCATTTCCGCCTGCGTGTTCGGCGCCGTCGGGCTTGTCATCGGGCTTCTCTACCAGGCGAACGTCGGAACCAGCAGCAAGTACGAAAGCTTCCTGCTGCTGGTCACCTACTGGATCACGCCGTACCTCGCGGTCGTGATCACCGATTACGTCCTCCATCGCGGCCGGTACCCCGAGTCGGTGTTCTACGACCCTCGCCGTCGATACTGGAAAGGCGTCGTCGCGATGCTGGCCGGCAGCATCGCGACCGTCCCATTCTGGGACCAGCAGGCGCCGGTTCCGCTGGGCTGGGTTCCGACCAACGCCCCGCAGTTAGGCGATCTGAGCTTCTTTGCCGGGGCGATAGTGGCCACGGTCGTTTACCTGGCGCTGTACCTTGTGGGCCGCCCGTCATCGAACGCGCGGGTCGCGGCGCGAACGTAG
- a CDS encoding ketopantoate reductase family protein, translating into MPERPAAAPPLRFLFFGAGAVGSLLGARLAQAGSEVTLVGRASHVEAVTRDGVRMVSAGKVSSQSVRSARPTIAEAVGPFDYVFLTVKGYDTLDAIDQLQLVLRPGTILGSFQNGVGNEEAIAAALPEQALLAGSLTVPVSLDEPGTIQLHSRRGGLALAPVSPEVNVGPLVRKLRDSGFKARRYTDFRAMKWSKLLFNLLGNAQSAILDLPPSHIFSDSELFRYERAAFREATAVMDRMRVAVVALPGLPAPTLRRAMSLPALLAQMLLEPRLGGARGNKMPSLWWDLSRGKGRTEAAFLNGAVVDAGGRYDVPTPVNSVLWAILEKSTKVPSEWERYRRQPDRLKALLRTALKL; encoded by the coding sequence ATGCCCGAGCGTCCGGCGGCGGCGCCGCCACTTCGCTTCCTCTTCTTCGGCGCCGGGGCGGTGGGCTCCCTGCTTGGCGCTCGCCTGGCCCAAGCCGGCAGTGAGGTCACACTGGTGGGGCGGGCCTCGCACGTCGAAGCCGTCACGCGCGACGGGGTGCGCATGGTCTCGGCGGGTAAGGTCAGCAGCCAATCGGTCCGGTCAGCGCGACCGACCATCGCGGAGGCCGTCGGCCCATTCGACTATGTCTTTCTTACCGTCAAGGGCTACGACACGCTGGACGCGATCGACCAACTGCAACTGGTGCTACGCCCGGGCACGATCCTCGGCAGCTTTCAAAATGGCGTGGGCAACGAGGAAGCGATCGCCGCGGCGCTGCCGGAGCAGGCGCTGTTGGCCGGAAGCCTGACGGTGCCGGTCAGCCTGGATGAGCCGGGCACGATCCAGTTGCACTCGCGGCGCGGCGGATTGGCGCTCGCTCCGGTCTCACCTGAAGTCAATGTCGGCCCGCTCGTCCGCAAGCTGCGCGATTCCGGCTTCAAGGCCCGACGCTACACCGACTTTCGCGCGATGAAGTGGTCAAAGCTCCTCTTCAACCTCCTTGGGAATGCCCAGAGCGCCATCCTGGACCTGCCGCCGAGCCACATCTTTTCGGACAGCGAGCTGTTCCGCTACGAGCGCGCGGCGTTCCGCGAGGCTACCGCCGTCATGGACCGCATGCGCGTCGCCGTCGTCGCGCTCCCCGGCTTGCCGGCGCCCACGCTGCGGCGCGCGATGAGCCTGCCGGCACTGCTGGCCCAGATGCTGCTCGAACCCCGGCTCGGCGGCGCCCGGGGTAATAAGATGCCCTCCCTGTGGTGGGACCTGAGCCGCGGCAAGGGCAGGACGGAAGCCGCCTTCCTGAATGGCGCGGTCGTCGACGCGGGCGGCCGCTACGATGTGCCCACGCCGGTCAACTCCGTGCTCTGGGCCATCCTGGAGAAGTCGACGAAGGTGCCGTCCGAATGGGAGCGCTATCGCCGGCAACCCGACCGGCTGAAAGCGCTCCTTCGAACGGCGTTAAAGCTCTAG
- the plsY gene encoding glycerol-3-phosphate 1-O-acyltransferase PlsY, protein MLKVLALLAFGYLLGSVPSGWLVMKVYRNQDLRKLGSGNIGAANVFRAGGPGAFTLTLIADGLKGFIPVMIGIALGLGDNEIALAAIGLAAVIGHNWPLYLRFKGGKGVATSGGVLLALAPVALVLALTTWFLIIRLTKVASVASLSAVAVGFVSLIVLHLIGWQAWRPVGWSVIILGVTLAGLVLIRHRTNIERLAHGRELKITAH, encoded by the coding sequence ATGCTGAAAGTGCTCGCGCTGCTGGCCTTCGGCTATCTCCTCGGCTCCGTTCCTTCTGGCTGGCTGGTGATGAAGGTCTATCGTAACCAGGACCTTCGCAAGCTCGGCAGCGGCAACATCGGGGCCGCCAACGTCTTTCGCGCCGGCGGTCCGGGCGCCTTTACCCTGACCCTCATCGCTGACGGGCTGAAGGGCTTCATCCCGGTCATGATCGGGATCGCGCTTGGCCTGGGGGACAACGAGATCGCGCTGGCGGCGATCGGGCTGGCGGCGGTGATCGGGCACAACTGGCCCCTGTACCTGCGCTTCAAGGGTGGTAAGGGCGTCGCGACGTCCGGCGGTGTGCTGCTGGCGCTCGCCCCGGTGGCGCTCGTGCTCGCGCTTACGACCTGGTTCCTGATCATCCGCCTCACCAAGGTGGCGTCGGTCGCCTCCTTGAGCGCGGTGGCCGTGGGCTTCGTCAGCTTGATCGTGCTTCACCTGATCGGCTGGCAGGCATGGCGGCCAGTCGGCTGGTCGGTGATCATCCTCGGGGTCACCCTCGCTGGCCTGGTGCTGATCCGGCACCGGACCAACATCGAGCGGCTCGCGCATGGCCGAGAGTTGAAGATCACGGCACACTGA
- a CDS encoding HAMP domain-containing sensor histidine kinase, with protein sequence MDRRTEAIAQLLETALAERFDTPVSELLQAMPIPLAVIEAGDLRALALNELMARVLQRADAAGLTISSLLPPAHPLSDPRPFRSVATSGRAFAAAVIIDGQTWEWFIRPLKGRGRAVEYFLTGLVASPATSLDTDVARLRETNAAKTEFLNMAAHELRTPLGVILGYGSLLAQGGLSPEHQKLAGARIYEKACQLSRLIMDMSLVGRFDELGPSMPREPIDLVGLLEPIVKDQQRRSADLAIDFSFDVPLAFVTGNPYWLHLALRELLDNAVRFRPGPSGRIDVGLTESDGTWRVSVLDDGFGIELETQGQLFKRFARIETDANRHLVGMGIGLYLVREVALAHGGRALVDSRPGAGSEFTLELPRLDQKGDSGQA encoded by the coding sequence GTGGACCGACGCACGGAAGCGATTGCACAGCTGCTAGAAACCGCACTCGCGGAACGCTTCGACACGCCGGTTAGCGAATTGCTCCAGGCGATGCCCATCCCGCTCGCCGTCATCGAGGCCGGCGATCTTCGGGCGCTCGCGCTCAATGAGTTGATGGCGCGCGTGTTGCAACGAGCGGATGCGGCCGGTCTCACCATCTCCTCCCTGTTGCCGCCCGCACATCCACTGTCCGACCCTCGTCCCTTTCGCTCCGTCGCCACCAGCGGTCGAGCGTTCGCGGCCGCGGTGATCATCGACGGCCAGACCTGGGAGTGGTTCATCCGTCCCCTCAAGGGCCGGGGCCGTGCCGTCGAATACTTTCTGACGGGTCTGGTCGCGAGCCCGGCCACCTCGCTCGACACCGACGTGGCGCGTCTTCGCGAGACCAACGCCGCCAAGACCGAGTTCCTGAACATGGCCGCGCACGAATTGCGGACCCCGCTGGGCGTGATCCTGGGCTACGGCTCGCTGCTGGCCCAGGGCGGGCTGAGTCCCGAGCACCAGAAGCTGGCCGGCGCGCGCATTTACGAGAAGGCGTGCCAGCTCAGCCGCCTGATCATGGATATGAGCCTGGTCGGCCGCTTCGACGAGCTTGGGCCCTCGATGCCGCGAGAGCCGATCGACCTGGTCGGGCTGCTGGAACCCATCGTCAAAGATCAGCAGCGCCGCTCTGCGGACCTGGCAATCGACTTCAGCTTCGACGTCCCCCTCGCGTTCGTCACCGGCAACCCCTACTGGCTGCACCTGGCCCTGCGCGAGCTGCTGGACAATGCCGTCCGGTTCCGGCCCGGCCCCAGTGGCCGGATCGACGTCGGCCTGACCGAGAGTGACGGCACCTGGCGCGTCAGCGTCCTCGACGACGGCTTTGGGATCGAGCTGGAGACTCAAGGTCAGCTCTTCAAACGCTTTGCCAGGATCGAGACCGACGCCAATCGCCACCTGGTCGGAATGGGGATCGGCCTCTACCTGGTGCGGGAGGTGGCCCTCGCGCACGGTGGGCGGGCGCTAGTGGACAGCCGTCCCGGAGCGGGAAGTGAGTTCACGCTCGAATTGCCTAGGCTGGACCAGAAAGGTGATAGCGGACAGGCGTGA
- a CDS encoding PaaI family thioesterase, translating into MQDPDKLNDETTYQRCFACGRRNESGLKLTFRREGERIIADYLPSERYQGFPGVLHGGILATMLDETMSRTGALRREWLMTGKIDIRFRRPAPIDQPLRVWGEIARERAGAVAAIGAVELIDGTVLAEARGMFVRMPDELANATVDQYPEFVHYWQS; encoded by the coding sequence GTGCAAGACCCCGACAAACTCAATGATGAAACCACATACCAGCGCTGCTTCGCCTGCGGCCGCCGCAACGAATCGGGGCTCAAACTGACCTTTCGGCGTGAGGGCGAGCGCATCATCGCGGACTACCTGCCGTCTGAGCGGTACCAGGGATTCCCGGGCGTGCTTCACGGCGGGATCCTGGCCACGATGCTCGATGAAACGATGAGTCGCACCGGTGCGCTTCGCCGCGAATGGCTGATGACAGGCAAGATCGACATCCGCTTTCGGCGGCCGGCCCCGATCGACCAGCCGCTGCGAGTCTGGGGGGAGATCGCGCGAGAGCGAGCCGGCGCCGTTGCCGCCATCGGCGCGGTCGAGTTGATAGACGGCACGGTGCTGGCCGAGGCGCGCGGCATGTTCGTGCGGATGCCAGACGAGCTGGCGAACGCGACCGTCGACCAGTACCCGGAGTTCGTTCACTACTGGCAAAGCTAG
- a CDS encoding acyl-CoA dehydrogenase family protein, which produces MPRSHLFAPEHEEFRGTVRRFIDKEVRPHVDEWEEAQQFPRELFTRFGALDLLGLKYPEQYGGTNAGVAYEAILFEELARCGSGGVAAGIGAHVAIATPPINEFGNDAQRQLWLPPAIKGEKIVALGVTEPSGGSDIAHVQTIARRDADAYIVTGTKMFITNGVSADLVVILVRTKPEGGHQGLSVLVVERGTPGFSVGRKLNKLGWRASDTAELVFQDCRVPVENRLGEENGGFYQAVGNFQWERLWIAIGAVASAQRSLELAVEYAANRTQFGKTLTSMQVIRHEIADMALMIEQARQLTYYALWLHSQKMPCVKEVSMAKIAATEADVKVADRALQIHGGYGYMMEYPIQRAWRDARLGPIGAGTNEIMREIIAKELDL; this is translated from the coding sequence GTGCCGCGTTCGCACCTCTTCGCGCCGGAGCACGAGGAGTTCCGAGGCACCGTCCGCCGCTTCATCGATAAGGAGGTCCGTCCTCACGTCGATGAATGGGAAGAAGCCCAGCAATTCCCGCGCGAATTGTTCACGCGATTCGGCGCGCTGGACCTTCTGGGCCTGAAGTATCCGGAGCAATACGGCGGAACGAACGCCGGCGTCGCCTACGAAGCGATTCTGTTCGAGGAGCTCGCCCGCTGCGGCTCGGGAGGGGTGGCGGCTGGGATCGGGGCTCATGTGGCGATTGCGACGCCGCCGATCAATGAATTCGGCAACGACGCTCAGCGCCAGCTCTGGTTGCCTCCCGCGATCAAAGGCGAGAAGATCGTCGCGCTCGGCGTGACGGAGCCATCGGGCGGCTCGGACATCGCGCATGTGCAGACCATCGCCCGCCGTGACGCTGATGCCTACATCGTCACCGGCACCAAGATGTTCATCACCAACGGTGTCAGCGCCGACCTGGTCGTCATCCTGGTCCGGACGAAGCCGGAGGGTGGCCACCAGGGGTTATCGGTTCTCGTCGTCGAGCGCGGGACGCCCGGCTTCAGCGTCGGACGCAAGCTGAACAAGCTGGGCTGGCGTGCGTCGGACACGGCGGAGCTCGTCTTCCAGGACTGCCGCGTGCCGGTCGAGAACCGGCTCGGGGAGGAGAACGGCGGGTTCTATCAGGCGGTCGGGAATTTTCAGTGGGAGCGGCTGTGGATCGCGATTGGCGCGGTGGCTTCTGCCCAGCGAAGTCTCGAGCTGGCCGTCGAGTACGCGGCGAACCGGACGCAGTTTGGCAAAACGCTCACCTCGATGCAGGTGATTCGGCACGAGATCGCCGACATGGCGCTGATGATCGAGCAGGCGCGCCAGCTGACCTACTACGCGCTCTGGCTCCATTCGCAGAAAATGCCCTGCGTGAAGGAGGTCTCAATGGCGAAGATCGCCGCGACGGAGGCCGACGTGAAGGTTGCCGACCGCGCGCTGCAGATCCACGGTGGATACGGCTACATGATGGAGTATCCGATCCAGCGTGCCTGGCGCGATGCTCGACTCGGCCCGATCGGCGCAGGCACGAACGAGATCATGCGCGAGATCATCGCTAAGGAACTGGACCTATAG
- a CDS encoding DUF3800 domain-containing protein has protein sequence MASKESSPEELERTRDARVSKRRLDKQESYLSLLQLAARLRQDNEFAADPGLRQALDRGEGERQTLAQQVGGRIVPRRRPTAQQTTTTCTVFVDECGSHSLAANDSFGAFVLAAVLIRDADHLTVSREWRRWKRNTFGSSKIIVHEPDFRQGLGPFGGSIAKRQQLKESLDRIIDQLPFAAVACVINRADYRKWLGDFKSPDISLPAHPYLMSLDFLMERLLMVLENDFGGARASVVVEARGPKEDAALQYEFARLHLDGTTYIAPTWFRQRLPPGMLFRTKKDTLTGLELADLLARPCGEKVLNPTSTPDRWPVFRTKLCLGQETKHSILGLKILPWDDRYKEIWKS, from the coding sequence ATGGCGTCAAAGGAATCGAGTCCCGAAGAGCTAGAGCGGACACGGGATGCCCGCGTAAGCAAACGCCGTCTCGACAAACAGGAAAGTTATCTCAGCCTGCTGCAGCTTGCAGCGAGGTTGCGACAAGATAACGAATTCGCCGCAGACCCCGGACTTCGGCAAGCGCTGGACCGTGGTGAAGGCGAGCGCCAAACCCTGGCTCAGCAGGTCGGAGGCCGAATTGTTCCCCGACGAAGGCCTACCGCGCAGCAAACTACCACGACTTGCACCGTCTTTGTCGATGAGTGCGGATCTCATTCGCTTGCGGCGAACGATAGCTTTGGAGCATTCGTTTTAGCAGCCGTCCTCATTCGAGACGCTGACCACCTGACGGTATCAAGAGAGTGGCGCCGGTGGAAGAGGAACACCTTTGGGTCGAGCAAGATCATTGTTCATGAGCCGGATTTCCGACAAGGCCTCGGCCCATTCGGAGGCTCCATTGCCAAACGCCAACAATTGAAGGAGTCACTCGATCGAATCATCGATCAACTGCCATTTGCAGCAGTTGCTTGTGTGATTAACCGAGCCGACTACAGAAAGTGGCTGGGCGACTTCAAGTCTCCTGACATTAGCCTTCCGGCACATCCGTATTTGATGAGCCTCGATTTCTTAATGGAACGTTTACTAATGGTTCTCGAAAACGACTTTGGCGGAGCTCGCGCGTCGGTCGTTGTTGAAGCTCGTGGACCAAAGGAGGATGCGGCCCTTCAGTATGAATTTGCGCGCCTCCACCTCGACGGCACTACATACATCGCGCCTACCTGGTTTCGACAAAGACTGCCGCCGGGAATGCTGTTTCGCACCAAGAAAGACACGCTGACAGGATTGGAGCTTGCCGACTTGCTTGCACGACCCTGCGGGGAAAAGGTCTTGAATCCCACTTCGACACCCGACCGATGGCCTGTATTCAGAACGAAACTTTGCCTGGGGCAGGAAACCAAGCACTCGATTCTTGGTTTGAAAATTCTTCCCTGGGACGACCGTTACAAAGAGATCTGGAAAAGCTGA
- a CDS encoding magnesium chelatase subunit D family protein — MPFELTLPFSAIVGQEQMKRALMLNAVDPAIGGVLIRGDRGTAKSSAARALARLLPDYDAVEGCPYRCDPATPSHYCDDCRRRAQAGPLPVARLPMRIIDLPINASEDRLVGSIDIEAAVRAGMRRFQPGVLAEANRNLLYVDEVNLLDDHLVDVLLDAAAMGINVVEREGMSVVHPSHFILVGTMNPEEGELRPQLLDRFGLCVDVITLTDIDQRLRVMELERDFLQSPQSVHKAAAEREATLRDLLQEATGRLAGVSLPDAIRTLIARLCLDGSVAGHRADLVVARTARAICALRGAPVVELPDVLEALELALAHRRREPLTDKQLQVQELASRAAEQLVQIQAAAPTETTQAVRSDVTQQEGASGGESNEGWTTSESRESPSNESMDPDADAVIQLRTFAVKKLDLPRERQARRAAGKRTSTKSETKRGRYVRSSQAEKVTDVAFDATVRAAAPHQLSRRQAAPDAANQLQLETQDLRQKVRERKTGNLIVFVVDASASMDAEQRMLATKGAILSLLRHAYVRRDKVALVAFSGRNARVVLRPTSSVDLAERRLERLSIGGTTPLTHGLMTGLKLIKTERLRDPHVYPLLVLISDGRGNISLFGEEPLLEAQRMAGQIKQEGVRAMVIDSTRDFGSQPGYPRNRVTSLYGAYAFNVCGDLAERLGGRYYGLFDLSQSSIVDSVQREMLRTGSA, encoded by the coding sequence GTGCCCTTTGAATTGACTTTGCCGTTTTCCGCGATCGTCGGTCAGGAGCAGATGAAGCGTGCCCTGATGCTTAACGCAGTCGATCCGGCGATCGGCGGGGTGCTGATTCGCGGCGACCGGGGTACGGCGAAGTCATCCGCGGCAAGAGCGCTGGCCCGCCTGCTGCCCGACTACGACGCGGTCGAGGGATGTCCTTATCGATGTGACCCGGCAACTCCGTCGCACTACTGCGATGACTGCCGGCGCCGCGCCCAGGCGGGGCCGCTGCCTGTCGCGCGGCTGCCGATGCGGATCATCGACCTCCCCATCAATGCCTCGGAAGACCGGCTCGTCGGGTCGATCGACATCGAGGCGGCGGTCAGGGCAGGGATGCGCCGATTCCAGCCCGGCGTACTGGCGGAAGCGAATCGCAACCTTCTCTATGTCGATGAGGTCAACCTCCTCGACGACCACCTCGTGGACGTCCTGCTCGACGCCGCGGCGATGGGCATCAACGTTGTTGAGCGCGAGGGGATGTCAGTGGTTCACCCCTCCCATTTCATCCTGGTCGGCACCATGAACCCCGAAGAGGGAGAGCTGCGACCGCAACTTTTGGACCGGTTCGGGTTGTGCGTCGATGTCATCACCCTGACCGACATCGACCAGCGGCTGCGCGTCATGGAGCTCGAGCGCGATTTCCTGCAGAGCCCGCAGTCCGTTCACAAAGCGGCGGCGGAACGGGAGGCCACGCTGCGCGACCTGCTTCAGGAGGCAACCGGCCGTCTCGCAGGCGTCTCGCTCCCGGATGCGATCCGCACGCTGATCGCCCGGCTATGCCTCGACGGTTCGGTGGCCGGGCACCGGGCCGACCTGGTCGTGGCACGCACCGCTCGGGCAATCTGTGCGCTGCGCGGCGCACCGGTTGTCGAACTGCCCGACGTGCTCGAAGCGCTCGAGCTCGCGCTTGCCCATCGCCGGCGTGAGCCCTTGACCGACAAGCAACTCCAGGTGCAGGAACTCGCCTCGCGTGCCGCCGAACAGCTGGTGCAGATCCAGGCCGCTGCCCCTACCGAGACAACCCAGGCCGTGCGCTCCGACGTGACGCAGCAGGAAGGCGCATCCGGCGGCGAGTCCAACGAAGGCTGGACGACTTCGGAATCACGCGAGTCTCCCAGCAACGAGTCGATGGATCCCGACGCAGACGCGGTCATTCAGCTGCGGACCTTTGCCGTCAAGAAGTTGGACCTGCCCCGCGAGCGCCAGGCGCGTCGCGCGGCCGGCAAGCGGACCTCGACGAAAAGCGAGACGAAGCGCGGCCGGTATGTGCGCAGCTCGCAGGCGGAGAAGGTCACGGATGTCGCGTTCGATGCGACGGTCCGCGCCGCCGCGCCCCACCAGCTCAGCCGCCGGCAGGCCGCGCCGGATGCCGCCAACCAGCTCCAGCTGGAGACCCAGGATCTTCGTCAGAAAGTTCGCGAGCGCAAAACCGGAAATCTGATCGTCTTCGTGGTCGACGCGTCTGCATCGATGGATGCCGAGCAACGGATGCTCGCCACCAAGGGGGCCATCCTCTCACTGCTCCGGCATGCTTACGTCCGTCGCGACAAGGTGGCGCTCGTCGCCTTCAGTGGCCGCAACGCACGCGTCGTCTTGCGTCCAACCTCTAGCGTGGACCTTGCCGAGCGCCGGCTGGAACGGCTCAGCATCGGGGGGACCACGCCGCTCACCCACGGATTGATGACCGGCTTGAAATTGATCAAAACGGAGCGGCTGCGAGATCCCCACGTCTATCCGCTGCTGGTGCTCATCAGCGACGGACGGGGCAACATCAGTCTCTTCGGCGAAGAGCCGCTGCTCGAAGCGCAGCGCATGGCCGGCCAGATCAAGCAGGAAGGTGTTCGGGCGATGGTGATCGACTCGACCCGCGACTTCGGCAGCCAGCCGGGTTATCCGCGAAACCGGGTGACGAGCCTCTACGGCGCCTATGCCTTCAATGTGTGCGGCGACCTGGCCGAGCGCCTCGGCGGCCGGTACTACGGCCTGTTCGATCTCTCGCAAAGTTCGATCGTCGACAGTGTCCAGCGTGAGATGCTTAGGACGGGTTCAGCCTGA